One window of Dehalobacterium formicoaceticum genomic DNA carries:
- a CDS encoding DUF6075 family protein, translated as MEISRFAEKEHKTFYNQMLTKTRNNDVYHQAFFYATGICAETRRNIHTLFDFEEGGIKSEGLAAPWQTGGTRRLCRLAFNLWNGWTEEGKETRSTPYELFDCGFAPYFFEAIRLRYPEYCRSLERTAPHIFAKAR; from the coding sequence ATGGAAATCAGCCGATTTGCAGAGAAGGAACATAAGACTTTTTATAATCAAATGCTGACCAAAACCCGCAATAACGACGTCTACCACCAGGCGTTTTTTTACGCAACGGGCATCTGCGCGGAAACGAGACGCAATATCCATACCCTCTTTGATTTCGAGGAGGGCGGCATCAAATCGGAGGGCCTTGCGGCTCCGTGGCAGACGGGCGGAACCCGCCGCTTGTGCCGCCTAGCCTTCAACCTGTGGAACGGCTGGACGGAGGAAGGAAAAGAAACCCGTTCCACACCTTACGAGCTGTTTGACTGCGGCTTTGCCCCCTATTTTTTTGAAGCCATCCGGCTGCGCTATCCCGAATATTGCCGGAGCTTGGAACGCACCGCGCCCCATATTTTTGCAAAGGCGCGGTAG
- a CDS encoding PrgI family protein codes for MEVKINREIRDYTESLFFGLSMRQFIFSVLAVIVAIGIYFGLRSFFGTETVSWMCILGAAPFAALGFIQYHGMTAEQFLWAYVKSEFLLPKRLTFHPTNIYYEALKPVLEKREKEAWKHHD; via the coding sequence TTGGAAGTCAAGATCAACCGGGAAATCCGGGACTATACCGAGAGCTTGTTTTTTGGACTGTCCATGCGGCAGTTCATTTTTTCTGTTCTGGCCGTCATCGTGGCCATCGGCATCTACTTCGGCCTGCGCAGCTTCTTCGGCACGGAAACCGTAAGCTGGATGTGCATTTTGGGGGCCGCCCCCTTTGCCGCCCTCGGCTTTATTCAATACCACGGCATGACGGCGGAGCAGTTTTTGTGGGCCTACGTCAAGTCGGAGTTTCTCCTGCCCAAGCGCCTGACTTTTCATCCGACCAACATCTATTACGAAGCCCTGAAGCCCGTCCTGGAAAAACGCGAAAAGGAGGCATGGAAACACCATGATTAA
- a CDS encoding PcfB family protein, which produces MNSEAAAADQVVNMSLKGIEVIAKISGEGAKNLATYLYAVLTDQKKTRGKIRLEGLLRSGKELKVFAVRNEDLQKFTQEAKRYGILYCALRDKKDTDGMCDIMVRAEDASKINRIVERFKLATVDTASIKSEIQKSKAARQEEKASAEKETPAEKSADDFLDELLAKPEQPEPDQERTDNPNPTTDPTAAKAEKSPPSEPTYERSGKAAGGTSEPERKSVRQELKEIREAHREQAEPKRERSKEQSRSTSQPAKSGQPKSKAKKSKPKER; this is translated from the coding sequence ATGAACAGCGAAGCCGCCGCCGCGGACCAAGTCGTCAACATGAGCCTTAAGGGGATCGAGGTAATAGCCAAAATCTCCGGCGAGGGGGCCAAAAACCTCGCCACCTATTTGTATGCCGTTCTCACAGACCAAAAGAAAACCAGGGGCAAAATCCGGCTGGAGGGGCTGTTGCGCAGCGGCAAGGAGCTGAAAGTCTTTGCGGTCAGGAACGAGGACTTGCAGAAATTCACCCAGGAGGCCAAACGCTACGGCATCCTCTATTGCGCCCTCCGTGACAAAAAGGACACGGATGGCATGTGCGACATCATGGTGCGGGCCGAAGACGCCTCCAAGATTAACCGCATCGTGGAACGCTTCAAACTGGCCACCGTGGACACCGCCAGCATCAAGAGCGAAATCCAGAAATCCAAGGCCGCCAGGCAGGAGGAAAAAGCGTCCGCCGAAAAGGAAACGCCCGCCGAAAAAAGCGCGGACGATTTTCTGGACGAACTCCTGGCCAAGCCCGAACAGCCGGAGCCGGACCAGGAGCGGACCGACAACCCAAACCCCACGACGGACCCTACGGCGGCGAAGGCGGAGAAATCCCCTCCGTCCGAGCCTACTTACGAGCGCAGCGGGAAAGCCGCCGGGGGTACGAGTGAGCCGGAACGGAAATCCGTCCGGCAGGAATTGAAGGAAATCCGGGAAGCCCACAGGGAGCAAGCCGAACCCAAACGCGAACGATCCAAAGAGCAATCCAGATCCACAAGCCAGCCCGCCAAATCGGGCCAACCGAAATCCAAAGCCAAAAAATCCAAACCGAAAGAGAGGTAA
- a CDS encoding TrbC/VirB2 family protein produces the protein MKMPGKTKRVFAVCCALALMLTLFAVPAYAANDPLQVVNNLSEFIFGLIRAIGMILLGFGIVQIGLSLKSHDPSQRANGFLTLAGGVIITFAKEILNLITGG, from the coding sequence ATGAAAATGCCTGGAAAAACCAAAAGGGTTTTTGCCGTTTGCTGCGCGCTGGCGCTGATGCTGACCCTTTTCGCCGTTCCCGCATACGCGGCCAACGACCCGCTTCAGGTGGTCAACAACCTGTCCGAATTTATCTTCGGCCTGATCCGCGCCATCGGGATGATCCTGCTGGGCTTCGGCATCGTGCAGATCGGCCTGTCGCTGAAATCCCACGACCCAAGCCAGCGGGCCAACGGCTTTCTGACCCTGGCGGGCGGCGTCATCATCACCTTTGCCAAGGAAATTCTTAATCTCATCACAGGAGGTTGA
- a CDS encoding plasmid mobilization protein: MRKRNIQIIVRLNAKEQQTLAKQVKKSGLSQEAFIRSLINGYVPKELPPPDYFSMTRELHAIGGNLNQIAAKANATGHIDKTVFQYEANRLRKAVQDIIEAITAPERRT; encoded by the coding sequence ATGAGAAAACGGAATATCCAAATCATTGTACGGCTAAACGCCAAAGAACAACAGACTCTTGCCAAGCAAGTAAAAAAATCGGGGCTTTCACAGGAAGCATTTATTCGTTCTCTCATCAACGGCTATGTGCCCAAAGAGTTGCCCCCTCCCGACTATTTTTCCATGACGCGAGAGCTTCACGCCATCGGCGGCAACCTGAACCAGATTGCCGCCAAGGCCAATGCCACCGGGCATATTGACAAGACGGTATTTCAATACGAAGCCAACCGGCTCAGAAAGGCGGTCCAGGATATTATAGAGGCGATCACAGCGCCGGAAAGGAGAACCTAA
- a CDS encoding ArdC-like ssDNA-binding domain-containing protein, which yields MSNFDDLFRQEQGQAAPISDQPFDKEAWAQKKQEQREVVYTMIDETATAMARDGDTFQKYLDVQSRFDRYSVSNALLILVQRPNATVIKDFDTWKDQGAYIRKKESGFYIIEPGEEYQRQDGSTGISYNPKKMFDISQTGNSRKRETPIYPDERTRIKALLTHAPVPVRISDTLPSGVNALYQPDTREIQIRRGLDANHIFRALAQELAQAEMDKGNGSYNRSEYGFHAYCASYMLCKQYGVETNGFYHFEGVPQRLETLEPQEIRAELTTIKEAAGEISGRMNRMLNQQRQQKRQEPER from the coding sequence ATGAGCAATTTTGACGATCTTTTCCGGCAGGAACAAGGCCAAGCCGCGCCCATAAGCGACCAGCCCTTCGACAAGGAAGCCTGGGCGCAGAAAAAGCAGGAGCAGCGGGAAGTGGTGTACACCATGATCGACGAAACGGCGACAGCCATGGCACGGGACGGGGATACCTTCCAGAAGTATCTGGACGTGCAGAGCCGCTTTGACCGCTACAGCGTTTCCAACGCCCTGCTTATCCTTGTACAGCGGCCAAACGCCACAGTCATTAAAGATTTTGACACCTGGAAGGACCAGGGCGCGTACATCCGCAAAAAGGAATCCGGCTTTTACATCATTGAGCCGGGCGAGGAATATCAACGCCAGGACGGTTCCACCGGCATCAGCTACAACCCTAAAAAGATGTTCGACATTTCCCAAACCGGAAACAGCCGCAAACGGGAAACCCCCATTTATCCCGACGAGCGCACTCGCATCAAGGCGCTGCTGACCCACGCCCCCGTGCCCGTCCGCATCAGCGATACGCTGCCAAGCGGCGTGAACGCCCTGTACCAGCCGGACACGCGGGAAATCCAAATCCGGCGGGGCCTGGACGCCAATCATATTTTCCGCGCTCTCGCCCAGGAACTGGCCCAGGCGGAAATGGACAAAGGCAACGGCAGCTACAACCGCTCCGAGTATGGCTTTCACGCCTATTGTGCGTCGTATATGCTGTGCAAGCAGTACGGCGTGGAAACGAACGGTTTTTATCACTTTGAGGGCGTTCCCCAAAGGCTGGAGACTTTGGAGCCGCAGGAGATCCGTGCCGAGCTTACCACCATCAAGGAAGCGGCGGGCGAAATCTCCGGCCGGATGAACCGGATGCTTAACCAGCAACGGCAGCAAAAACGGCAGGAGCCGGAACGTTAG
- a CDS encoding VirD4-like conjugal transfer protein, CD1115 family translates to MKRAETAKSNLILWAVFLIPVVWAALLTAPSLSGGLPEILANLTAAMNNPFHIQWVDNSLKCVLLFIAAYGMGIGIYLSTKRNYRPREEHGSARWGGAAAVDKKYRDKNPQKNKILTQNVRIGLDGRKHRRNLNVLVVGGSGSGKTRFYAKPNVMQNNTSFVILDPKGEILRDTGNLLQAKGYDIKVLDLINMHLSHCYNPFTYLQDDKDVLKLVTNLIRNTTPKGSNTNDPFWERSETALLEALILYLLYEAPEDERNFPMVMEMIAAAEVREEDETYQSPLDELFERLAMREPEHLAVKQYNIFKLAAGKTAKSILISLGVRLEKFNLSTIAGITTVDEMKLPAMGEKKTALFAVIPDNDSSFNFIVGMLYTQLFQQLYYLADHVYGGRLPLHVHFVMDEFSNVALPDEFDKLLSTMRSREVSVSIILQNLAQLKALFKDSWESIVGNCDEFLYLGGNEQSTHKYVSELLGKETIDLNTYGQSKGAHGSYSTNFQLSGRELLTPDEVRMLDNRYALLFIRGEHAVMDDKYDILKHPNLKLTVDGGGHLYRHGTTEHALDWKAVTLKEDGDYELLSEEELASLSPS, encoded by the coding sequence ATGAAACGCGCTGAAACCGCCAAGAGCAATCTCATCCTCTGGGCGGTTTTTTTAATTCCGGTGGTGTGGGCGGCGTTGCTCACCGCCCCTTCCCTTTCCGGCGGGCTGCCTGAAATCCTGGCAAACCTCACGGCGGCGATGAACAATCCGTTTCATATCCAATGGGTGGATAATTCGCTCAAGTGCGTTTTGCTCTTTATCGCCGCCTACGGCATGGGCATTGGGATTTACCTGTCCACCAAGCGCAATTACCGGCCCAGGGAGGAACACGGCAGCGCCCGCTGGGGCGGCGCGGCGGCTGTCGATAAGAAATACCGGGACAAGAACCCGCAGAAGAACAAAATCCTGACCCAGAACGTCCGCATCGGGCTGGACGGCAGGAAGCACCGGCGCAACCTGAATGTCCTGGTGGTGGGCGGCTCCGGCTCCGGCAAGACCAGGTTTTACGCGAAACCCAACGTTATGCAGAACAACACCTCTTTTGTGATCCTCGACCCCAAGGGAGAGATTTTACGGGATACCGGAAACCTGCTCCAAGCCAAGGGCTATGACATCAAGGTGCTGGACCTGATCAACATGCACCTCTCCCACTGCTACAACCCCTTTACCTATTTGCAGGACGACAAGGACGTGCTGAAGCTGGTCACCAACCTGATCCGCAACACCACGCCCAAGGGCAGCAACACCAACGACCCCTTTTGGGAACGCTCCGAAACCGCGCTGCTGGAAGCGCTTATCTTATATCTGCTCTACGAAGCGCCGGAGGATGAGCGAAACTTCCCGATGGTCATGGAGATGATCGCCGCCGCCGAGGTCCGGGAGGAGGACGAAACCTACCAAAGCCCCCTGGACGAGCTGTTTGAGCGGCTGGCCATGCGGGAGCCGGAGCATCTGGCGGTCAAGCAGTACAACATCTTCAAGCTGGCGGCGGGTAAAACCGCCAAGTCCATTTTAATCAGCCTGGGCGTCCGGCTGGAGAAGTTCAACCTGTCCACCATCGCGGGAATCACCACGGTGGATGAAATGAAACTGCCCGCCATGGGGGAGAAAAAGACGGCCCTCTTTGCCGTGATCCCCGACAACGATTCGTCTTTTAATTTCATCGTCGGCATGCTCTACACCCAGCTTTTCCAGCAGCTTTACTACCTGGCCGACCATGTTTACGGCGGCAGGCTGCCCCTGCACGTCCATTTCGTGATGGACGAATTTTCCAATGTCGCCCTGCCGGATGAATTCGACAAGCTCCTTTCCACCATGCGCAGCCGGGAGGTCAGCGTCTCCATCATCCTGCAAAACCTGGCCCAGCTAAAGGCCCTGTTCAAAGATTCTTGGGAGTCCATCGTCGGCAACTGCGATGAGTTCCTCTATCTGGGCGGCAACGAGCAATCCACCCACAAGTATGTGTCCGAGCTTTTGGGCAAGGAAACCATCGACCTGAACACCTACGGCCAGAGTAAGGGCGCCCACGGCAGCTATTCCACCAATTTTCAGTTGTCGGGCCGGGAACTTCTCACCCCCGACGAGGTGCGGATGCTGGACAACCGCTACGCCCTGCTGTTCATCCGGGGCGAACACGCCGTCATGGACGACAAGTACGATATTCTCAAACATCCGAATCTGAAGCTGACGGTTGACGGCGGCGGCCACCTCTACCGGCACGGCACCACGGAACACGCCCTGGACTGGAAAGCCGTGACTTTAAAGGAAGATGGCGATTACGAGCTGCTTTCCGAGGAAGAACTCGCAAGCCTGTCTCCATCATAA
- a CDS encoding relaxase/mobilization nuclease domain-containing protein translates to MATTAIWDVTDRLDRVIDYAANPEKTENPDFTSPDFQGLRKVLNYTQQDVKTEKQFYVTGINCDPATACQQMGRTKRQYQKQDGILAFHGYQAFAPGEATPETAHAIGVKLAKELWGDRFEVVVSTHLDKNHLHNHFVLNSVSFKDGKRYYDNNATYALMRKTSDRLCREHALSVIENPQRGKSKHYAEWKAEQEGKPTWRGLIREDVDKAIAAAMTFTQFIAALRKQGYEVKTGVKHMSVRPLGKERFVRLKTLGDDYTEEAIKRRILQNRTPKRPPPLPEPKRKQCTFKGSLKTAKKITGLQALYFHYLYKMGILPKPRASSKRTHFLLREDLRYLNELTAQTKLLCKNHISSKEQLVAYRSTVKQEMITMSAERKSLYNRIRRCEDEEQATAYKEQIAGLSQQISQLRKEVKLCTGILSRSGEMQEKLSRIKQEEIQQRKEAKAYEQRSRRRGPSRQHEP, encoded by the coding sequence ATGGCAACCACAGCCATATGGGATGTGACCGACCGCCTTGACCGGGTAATTGACTACGCCGCCAATCCCGAAAAAACCGAGAACCCCGATTTTACCAGTCCCGACTTTCAGGGCTTGCGCAAGGTGCTGAATTATACCCAGCAGGATGTCAAAACCGAAAAGCAGTTCTATGTGACCGGCATCAACTGCGACCCGGCCACCGCCTGCCAGCAGATGGGCCGCACAAAGCGGCAATATCAGAAGCAGGACGGCATCCTGGCCTTTCACGGCTACCAGGCCTTTGCGCCGGGAGAGGCCACCCCCGAAACCGCCCACGCCATCGGCGTGAAGCTGGCAAAAGAGCTTTGGGGCGACCGCTTTGAGGTGGTTGTCTCCACTCATTTGGACAAAAATCATTTGCATAATCATTTCGTCCTGAATTCCGTGTCCTTTAAGGACGGCAAGCGGTACTACGACAACAACGCCACCTACGCCCTCATGCGCAAAACCTCCGACCGGCTGTGCCGGGAACATGCCCTTTCTGTCATTGAAAACCCGCAGCGCGGCAAATCCAAACACTACGCCGAATGGAAGGCCGAGCAGGAAGGCAAACCCACCTGGCGGGGCCTGATCCGGGAGGACGTGGATAAAGCCATTGCCGCAGCCATGACCTTCACGCAATTTATCGCCGCCCTGCGCAAACAGGGATATGAAGTCAAAACCGGTGTGAAACACATGTCGGTGCGTCCTTTAGGCAAGGAGCGGTTTGTCCGCCTGAAAACCCTGGGCGACGATTACACCGAGGAAGCCATCAAACGGCGCATCCTGCAAAACCGCACCCCCAAGCGGCCACCCCCCTTGCCGGAGCCGAAGCGAAAGCAATGTACCTTCAAAGGCTCCCTCAAGACGGCGAAAAAAATAACCGGCCTACAAGCGTTATACTTCCACTACCTCTATAAGATGGGCATCCTGCCCAAGCCCCGCGCGTCCAGCAAACGGACGCATTTTTTATTGCGCGAGGACCTCCGCTATTTGAATGAACTCACCGCCCAGACCAAGCTGCTCTGTAAAAACCATATTTCCAGCAAGGAGCAGCTTGTCGCCTATCGGTCAACCGTAAAGCAGGAAATGATCACCATGTCTGCCGAGCGCAAGTCCCTTTACAACCGCATCCGCCGGTGCGAGGACGAGGAGCAGGCGACAGCCTATAAGGAGCAAATCGCCGGGCTTTCCCAACAAATCAGCCAGCTTCGCAAGGAGGTGAAGCTCTGCACGGGCATCCTGTCCCGTTCCGGGGAGATGCAGGAAAAGCTGTCCCGGATCAAGCAGGAAGAAATCCAGCAACGAAAGGAGGCCAAAGCCTATGAACAGCGAAGCCGCCGCCGCGGACCAAGTCGTCAACATGAGCCTTAA
- a CDS encoding helix-turn-helix domain-containing protein, with product MKPRKNPPGNKNMIGAKVVALRKARKIKQKDFLAKLQTVGLDISPTSLSRLEGQYRLVQDYEIVAIAKALDISVEELLGKKRNN from the coding sequence ATGAAACCACGAAAGAACCCGCCCGGCAACAAAAACATGATCGGTGCCAAGGTTGTTGCCCTTCGGAAGGCAAGGAAAATAAAACAGAAGGATTTTCTGGCGAAATTGCAAACCGTGGGCTTGGACATCAGCCCGACGAGTCTTTCCCGCCTGGAAGGACAGTACCGTCTGGTCCAGGATTATGAGATCGTTGCCATTGCGAAAGCCTTGGATATTTCTGTTGAAGAATTGTTAGGGAAAAAACGGAATAATTGA
- a CDS encoding VirB4-like conjugal transfer ATPase, CD1110 family — MIKTLQKIMKQDKERFAVPKGVQQAIPIRAIWPEGIFQVGNKFSRTFRFADINYAVASKEDKEAMFLSYSELLNSFDSGATTKITINNRRLNKTDFENSILIPLREDGLDTYRREYNRMLLEKATGANSIVQDKYVTVSVAKKNIEEARNYFSRIDTDLITHFSHLGSKCVELDATDRMRILHDFFRAGEETFFRFDLSETMRKGHDFKDYICPDTLEFERDYFRMGSRFGRVIFLREYASFIKDSMVAELCDLNRSMMLSLDIIPIPTDEAVREVENRLLGVETNITNWQRRQNQNNNFSAVVPYDMEQQRKESKEFLDDLTTRDQRMMFAVLTMVHVADSKEQLDSDTETLLTTARKHLCQFSPLTWQQMDGLNTVLPYGLRKIHAIRTLTTESTAVFIPFRAQEITHNGGIYYGQNVISKNMIIANRKLLLNGNSFILGVSGSGKSFTAKREIVNQMLAGDDDIILIDPEREYSSLVKAMGGEIIHISATSKNHINAMDMSKDYGDGANPVILKSEFVLSLCEQLIGGQNLGAKQKSLIDRCTANIYRKYLQSNFKGKTPTLQDFHAELLKQAEPEAQEIALAIELFTSGSLNTFAKATNVDVTSRLVCYDILDLGKQLLPIGMLVVLDSILNRITQNRAKGKNTFIIIDEIYLLFQHEYSANFLFTLWKRVRKYGAFCTGITQNVDDLLQSHTARTMLANSEFIVMLNQASTDRMELAKLLNISDLQLSYITNVDAGNGLIKVGSSLVPFTDQFPRNTKLYNLMTTKPGEQAQS, encoded by the coding sequence ATGATTAAAACCCTGCAAAAAATCATGAAGCAGGACAAGGAAAGGTTTGCCGTCCCCAAAGGTGTGCAGCAGGCCATCCCCATCCGCGCCATCTGGCCGGAGGGGATTTTCCAGGTAGGAAACAAGTTTTCCCGGACCTTTCGCTTTGCGGACATCAATTACGCCGTGGCCTCCAAGGAGGACAAGGAAGCCATGTTTCTCTCCTATTCGGAGCTTTTGAATTCCTTTGACAGCGGGGCAACCACCAAGATCACCATCAACAACCGCCGCCTGAACAAGACGGACTTTGAAAACTCCATTCTGATCCCCCTCCGGGAGGACGGGCTGGACACCTACCGCCGGGAATACAACCGGATGCTTTTAGAGAAGGCCACCGGCGCGAACAGCATCGTGCAGGACAAATACGTCACCGTGTCGGTGGCAAAAAAGAACATTGAGGAAGCGCGGAACTACTTTTCCCGCATTGATACCGACCTCATCACCCATTTTTCCCACCTGGGCTCCAAATGCGTGGAGCTGGACGCCACCGACCGCATGAGAATCCTGCACGACTTTTTCCGGGCCGGTGAGGAAACGTTTTTCCGTTTCGACCTGTCCGAAACCATGCGCAAGGGGCATGATTTCAAAGACTACATCTGCCCCGACACCCTGGAGTTTGAACGCGATTATTTTCGCATGGGCAGCAGGTTCGGGCGCGTCATTTTCCTGCGGGAGTACGCCAGCTTCATCAAGGACAGCATGGTAGCCGAATTATGCGACCTGAACCGCAGCATGATGCTGTCTCTGGACATCATCCCCATCCCCACCGACGAGGCTGTGCGGGAGGTGGAAAACCGGCTGCTGGGCGTGGAGACCAACATCACCAACTGGCAGCGGCGGCAGAACCAAAACAACAACTTTTCCGCCGTGGTGCCCTACGATATGGAACAGCAAAGGAAAGAGAGCAAAGAATTTCTGGACGACCTGACCACCCGCGACCAGCGCATGATGTTCGCCGTCCTTACAATGGTGCATGTGGCGGACAGCAAGGAGCAGCTTGACAGCGACACGGAAACCCTGCTGACCACGGCCAGAAAACACCTGTGCCAATTCTCCCCCCTGACCTGGCAACAGATGGACGGCCTGAACACGGTGCTACCCTACGGCCTGCGCAAAATTCACGCCATCCGGACCCTAACCACCGAAAGCACGGCGGTGTTCATCCCTTTCCGGGCGCAAGAAATCACCCATAACGGCGGCATTTACTACGGGCAGAACGTGATCAGCAAAAATATGATTATCGCCAACCGGAAATTATTGCTGAACGGCAATTCCTTCATATTGGGTGTCTCCGGCTCCGGCAAATCCTTCACGGCCAAGCGGGAAATCGTTAACCAGATGCTGGCCGGTGACGACGACATCATCCTGATCGACCCGGAAAGGGAGTATTCCTCCCTTGTCAAAGCAATGGGCGGCGAGATTATTCATATTTCCGCGACCTCGAAAAACCACATCAACGCAATGGATATGAGCAAGGATTATGGCGACGGCGCAAACCCGGTCATCCTGAAATCGGAGTTCGTCCTGTCCCTGTGCGAGCAGCTCATCGGTGGCCAGAATCTGGGCGCGAAGCAGAAATCCCTGATCGACCGCTGCACCGCCAATATCTACCGAAAATACCTGCAAAGCAATTTCAAGGGAAAAACGCCCACCTTGCAGGACTTCCATGCCGAGTTACTGAAGCAAGCGGAGCCGGAAGCGCAGGAAATCGCTTTGGCCATTGAGCTTTTTACCTCCGGCAGCCTGAACACCTTTGCCAAAGCCACCAACGTGGACGTGACCAGCCGCCTGGTCTGCTACGATATTCTGGATTTGGGCAAGCAGTTGCTGCCCATCGGGATGCTGGTCGTATTGGACAGCATTTTAAACCGCATCACCCAAAACCGGGCCAAAGGCAAAAACACCTTCATTATTATTGATGAAATCTACTTGCTGTTTCAGCATGAGTACAGCGCCAACTTTCTGTTCACCCTCTGGAAGCGGGTCAGGAAGTACGGCGCGTTTTGTACGGGGATCACCCAGAACGTGGACGATCTTTTGCAGAGCCACACGGCCCGGACCATGCTGGCCAACAGCGAATTCATTGTCATGCTCAACCAGGCTTCCACGGACAGAATGGAGCTGGCCAAGCTCTTGAATATCTCCGACCTGCAACTCAGCTATATCACCAACGTTGACGCAGGCAACGGCCTGATCAAGGTGGGTAGTTCCCTGGTGCCCTTCACCGACCAATTCCCGCGCAACACCAAGCTCTACAACCTGATGACCACCAAGCCGGGCGAACAGGCCCAGAGCTGA
- a CDS encoding DUF4313 domain-containing protein, whose product MDIKTLQFHWKYRKNPIKLAIEVQSYQMNGNLYIGLWWKNSGQFESFTDLTVNLGNKLKPNEAYVKTFGENEGLLDFILKNQLGTLLPEKGYSGFNEYLKIAFDMERLKEFDPDGVKNYMESHAKAQNRSAKKKSDPER is encoded by the coding sequence TTGGATATAAAAACATTGCAATTCCATTGGAAGTATAGGAAGAATCCTATCAAACTGGCAATAGAGGTTCAATCCTATCAAATGAACGGCAATCTCTATATCGGATTGTGGTGGAAAAATAGTGGACAGTTTGAATCATTTACTGACCTGACCGTAAATCTTGGAAACAAGCTAAAACCAAATGAGGCTTATGTTAAGACATTCGGTGAAAACGAAGGCCTGCTGGATTTTATTTTGAAAAACCAGTTGGGAACACTTCTGCCGGAAAAAGGATATTCGGGATTTAACGAGTATTTGAAAATCGCTTTTGACATGGAACGCCTTAAAGAGTTTGACCCGGACGGCGTTAAAAATTATATGGAGTCACACGCCAAAGCGCAAAACAGGTCGGCCAAGAAAAAATCCGACCCGGAGCGGTAA
- a CDS encoding DUF3848 domain-containing protein — protein MDKNTLLINRIHRNFADYKAKLLKVDGEGIFEKAEEISAYTQVHRNMTKNYSYEPEELDYLLLFQNPLEVVTDQYQEEFRYAENMLALIVARICDKQEGLGDYPLTKKHGEPER, from the coding sequence ATGGATAAGAATACACTACTAATAAACCGTATCCACCGAAACTTTGCGGACTACAAGGCAAAGCTGCTCAAAGTGGACGGCGAAGGCATCTTTGAAAAAGCGGAGGAAATCTCCGCCTATACCCAGGTTCACCGGAATATGACAAAAAATTACAGCTATGAACCGGAGGAACTGGACTACCTCCTGCTGTTTCAAAACCCCCTGGAGGTTGTGACCGACCAATATCAGGAGGAATTCCGGTATGCGGAAAACATGCTTGCGCTTATCGTGGCGAGAATCTGTGATAAGCAAGAGGGCCTTGGGGATTACCCTTTGACGAAAAAACACGGGGAGCCGGAGCGATGA